A segment of the Ananas comosus cultivar F153 unplaced genomic scaffold, ASM154086v1, whole genome shotgun sequence genome:
AGCGACTCTCTTCATCTAATTGAAAATATACTCGAAGCATTCAGGGATGAAGAAGACCGTGATTATTCATACCTCCTCGACATTCTTATCAGTTCGGGTGTCCATGGTGCGAACCTAGATCGGATTCACAAAGCGTGCCACTCGCCCGGTCGTCCTGCTGGTGCAACCGTGTTTGAAAGTCTCGAAAAGAAGtacaaaaaaattgtgaaatggTCAAGATCTGAGAGGATGCTGCTTTTTGATCATGTAAACACTATTCTATCAGAAGTTTTGGCCCCTTGCATGGATTTGCATCCATGGGTTAAGTTGGATTCGCTGGTCTCCCCCATGTGGGGGCCCGAGGGGTTGGTTGAGAAGGTATGGCAGATTCTGGTCAGAAGAAGGAAAGAACTTGGCGAGGGTGATCCAGAGAGTAAGGTGCTAGATACAAAATGGTTAGATTTGGGAGATGGGGTTGACATGATAGGAAGTGAGATCGAGAGGATGTTAAAGGACGagcttttggaagagcttgttTCGGAGTTCTCATTAGGGTAAGGGCCTTTTCATCGAGTAACTCCTTTGGGGAGAGAACGTATATGTTCATGTGCATGGGATCGATCATTACACTTCCACGTGCATGGGATTGATTATTTGGTCAAGGAAGTGGAATTTGTCAGTCTCGGGAGCACGAAAGTCGCCGAATTGGCGATGCTTCAGCCTCCTTTATCTAGACAACAACAGATCTAAATATGATGATGGGAAACGAAGTCGCGTTTGACAAAAGCAGCTCAAAATATGGTGTTTTGGCTGATAGATGTTTGTCGATCTTTCCTTAGAGTCACGGTGTTTTTGATTCGATTGAATGTATTCGTGATTGTCTATTACTGTTCTTAGCTGCTATTGGTGTCAACTATATTTCTGCTCGGCTATCAGAGGTATATTCCTTAGAGATGCAGGTTGTATCTGTTAGTGCAGACCCATTCTTAGTTTTGTAAAAGAGGTGAAATCATAATCAGTATCCAAGTGTGGTGTACTATATACAGGTTGCCCAAGTTTGTGAAAGTCCAGTGTAATACTAGTATCCCCCATTATGGGTGAAATAGGCATGTTTTGAGATTGCAACTTTCCTGTGGAAAGGATGAGTGAGTAGGAGGAAATATTCTGTCACTGTTGTTAATTTTGaataattcttttcttttagtgCTAGAAACTTACGAAGTACTAGACAAATTATAATTCACCATGCCGCATGTATGCGTCCTGTAAAACTCTGAAAGAAATGGAGATTTAAGCAATTAAAAACCAATCAAACACCCCTAAgtttatcatcaaaaaaaagtattaatcCCTGCAAAACTgtttccaacaatttttttttttttttgcatacaaTTGCACCATGTAATTCAGAAGATTGGGGCTAAAATGGCTTTCAATCAATTCACTTCTAAAACATCCTTTTGGTACAAACACAAATAATCAACTTGGTGCTTATTAAAGTTGCTACACATCATGCTTAAGATGAAACTAGCCAACATAGTCCAAACTAGATCACCTATATAAACATCAGAAGGCTAAATATAAAGTATTACAATTTGATGACTCTAAAATTATCAAGACATGAACAAATTTAATCAATGGTACTTCAGTTGTCTCGTATTCGATAAATAATGTTTGTTTCTTTGGTTTATGACTGCTCGCTCAATACTCTTTGGCGGAAGTCGGTCACCATCAACGGAAGCCCTTCTCTAAGAGAGATCTTTGGTTCCCAATTCAACAGCTGCTTGGCCTTGGTTATGTCCGGTTTCCTCATATGAGGATCATCGGCAGTGTTGGGTCTAAACTCAATGGTCGCACTTGGGTCAATCGTCTCCTTTACAACCTGAATATAAGGATACAAATTGATGTTGATTGAGAAATAGGGTAATAATGTACAGGTGTGTGAAAATAGTCActggtttttttttctgttcttcttttttttgggcaCGAACCTTGGCAAGTTCCAACATGGTGAACTCTCCTGGATTCCCCAAGTTAAAGGGTCCAATGTGATCACCTTCCATTAGGGCCACCAGGCCATCAACCTAACAAATTAGCATgggataaaaaaattactttaatttttcaACACAGATTCGTATTGTTATCACTAGAATATGTAATTTGAAGAAGAGGTTAAGCCGATGAAATACAGAAATTTTGCAAGAATAGAAACATGAAGCATCACTAAAAGCCAATGGAAACAAATGCTACAAGCACTTCTATGGGCTCTGCAAAGCTCATGTTCCATTTTGAGTACTAACAGGAACTAAAATGCCATCGAaggaagggggaaaaaaaagaacagttCCTTTCTACATCAAAGATGACAAATTCGTCTGCAAGAAATGAGCCTATCAAAGAGATAAACAGGATAAGAACAAATTGTTACCAAATCAGATACATATTGGAAACTTCGAGTCTGCTTTCCGTCACCATAAACTGTCATTGGTTGTCTACGAAGGGCCTGTAGAATATATTTAACATTAGAATTATCATCATTCTCAGCTTTTACCACATTGAACTGCACAGTATGATGGAAGTTACACAATCTTTAAAAATATCGCCAACCTGTGCAACAAAATTGCTTACAACTCGTCCATCATCTATGCACATGCGAGGGCCATATGTATTGAATATCCGTGCAATTCGCACCTGAAAAAAATGTAATGATTAGAAAAATGTGATGATTAGAAAAAGGTGATAACTAATACTCAAGCAAAGAAGCCCTTTCTTTGTATGTTAAGCTTGTACATAAAGAGTTAGGAAGCTATATCAGTTATAATCAACTGCTGCAGTACCTTGAGGACAAAAGTTACATCATTATGTGCAAGTTTTATTTGTAAGTCATTTCTATGAACCAACGGCAAATTTGAACAGAACCATCTACATTTTGAGAAATCAGAGTAGTAGTGCCTGCAGAGGTTCCTAtttattttctcatttattCTAGTTACATTGGACACCCGTCGATTTGAATTTACTGCTTAAACCAGTGCACCCCATCTCGATTCTTACCTGATTTGAGATGCCATTAACTATTTTCAGACCCAAAGAAATTCTGAAGATTTTAAATAGAATTCACTGGAAAATTGTAACATTATCTCCAGCGAATATGACTCCATTCTCCAATAAAAAGTATACTATTGTGTAGATTAGCAATATTATAGATCTCCTTAGGGTTTGTTTGAAGCAAAGCCCAAAGGATCTGGATGATTTCTGGTTTATGGGAACTCCATAGAATACGATTGAAGATGTTAAGgcagaaacaaaaataaaccaaaaaacCGCCCTCACTAAAAGAGTATATATACTCTGAATACCAAAAATGTTATAACTCATATAGTGTATTGCAGTAAAAGGAAAACAAAGGATTTGCATTAGAAAACCCAAATATGATTACCTCAACATCAGCGCCACGATGGTAATCCATGGTTAATGTTTCAGCTGTCCTTTTGCCCTCGTCATAACAGCTCCTAACACCTGTGCAGTGAGAAACAAATCAAAACAATGTTAAACAAGCAATCAAAGAGCAAAACTTTCACGAAGATAAGTGCCAAACATGATCTATAAACCAAGTATAAATTCTTATGTCGCTCACCTATAGGATTAACATTCCCCCAATACGTCTCCTTCTGCGGGTGCTCAAGCGGATCCCCATAAACCTCGCTGGTGCTCGTTAATAAGAAGCGAGCACCAATTCTCTTGGACAATCCCAACATATTCAATGTTCCCATCACATTTGTCTTGTATTCAATAGTTAAGAACAAACGAGGCAATTTTGGCACAAATTTCCCACGTATATTAGACACCAGTTTGAACAAGAGGAAAGATCTATAAGCAACATTAAGCAGAAAATGATTGCACAAATCATATAAAGCTCATCAAAGACGACAAATTTAAGAAGACCAGTATCTTATATAAACAATCTGAAATTGAAATGCTAGTAGATCATATAACGCTCGTCAAAGACCCCTAAATCTCAAATTACCCAATTTCATCCCGATCCACCCATATCAACCGAGAAAGAGCCATAATTTGACCTAGTTAAAAAGCAAAATCTAGTCCATAAAACCGACAAATCTTCACGAATCACACCAAAACacccaaaaaagagaaaaaaaaaaaaaatctttgagCCGGAGAAAAGGATATGATGGTTTTGATGGGGTTGTGCTTGTAGTGGACGGGGGAGGCGGGGCAGGCGAGGTGGTAGATCTGGTCGACCTCGAGCAGGATCGGCTCGACGACGTCGTGGCGGATGAGCTCGAACCTAGGGTTGCGGAGGTGGTGCGCGACGTTCTCCTTCCTCCCCGTGAAGAAGTTGTCGACGACGATGACGCTGTTCCGCGCGCATTTGAGCTTGTCGACGAGGGTGGCTCCCACGAACCCCGCCCCTCCCGTGACCACGATCCGCAGCGGCGGCTTCCGCAGCCCCCGGAACCCTaccccgcctcctcctcctcctccgcccccgccgGAGATCGTGAGAAGTGCGGACGAGGAGGTgggggcggcggagggaggaggagcgttgaggaggaggagaggtagggtggaggaagaagagggtGGATGGCGACGAAGGCGCCGATGAGGACGAAGAGGCAGGCTGTCGCGGAGGATGTACGCCGCGGCGGAGCGGAACGAGGGTCGGGGCGGGCGCGCGCGACGACCCCTTCGCGCCCTTCGACGGGTGGGCCGGCATCTCCGGGCCCCTTTTATTGGGCCGCTCCATATCCaatccgatccgatccgatccgatccgatccgatcGGAGCGCGAATCTCAAGGCTGCTCCGGCGACGGTTGGGTGGTGGCGGCGTCGCCGGAGAGGCTTTGTATAGAAGCGGTGGACGTGGTGGGTGGGGCACTGCACCGGGGTGAGAAAAATTAGCGAGTCGAGGAGTTGAAAACCCGGGCTCAAATATTATGGGTGGACCCGGTCCATGGACCGAGCCCCAACTAGAACGTGCCACGTAATTATGCGCCATGTGTATCATTTTGCTACTTTTTCGTATGGAGGAATGTTATCTGTACTTCTCAATATATAAATTCCATTAATTCAATAGGTAGatgaataattttatatggtacactttaaaataaaatttataaatagtttttttctgCTGAATATTTTTCGTAGAAAATGTATATTATTGAACTAtattaattatagaaaaaaatatagtattaaacTATAGAATGATAAAGTGAGTCCgtgattttaactttattattatttttatctacgGTATCTTTAcgaattataaatttgttaggtAGTGTTGAAATTtcttctcaaatataaaagtacgtgttataaaaatttatattccaGTAGCTGTTCGGATGATAAcaagattaaataataatacagTTTTCCTAATCCTCAATACATACAAGATTGATTTCAATGTGTAGAAATGTATGCGCAGTGGATCGCACAGAACatgttttctctcttcttcggTGTGTATGGGAGGTGTTGGGGATTTTGTTGGTCTATGATGGCACGGTAGAGACGGTTCAGGGAAAAATGTCTATGTGATGTTAGTTTGGGACTAATCAAAATCACATGGCAACAGGTTCAAAGTTGGTACATAGTTGGGTGGAATTAGGACCGATTCCAATATTTGTAGCAACACGTCATTCACAATGTAGTACAAAGTGTACCATATATTTAGTTTCGTTTGAGCatggcacttttttttttttttgggtacaaACCAATCCAATAATTCCAatgtactttaaaaaaaatcattcaaaatcttattaaaacaaaaaataaataaataaattcaactGACCATAAAATTCTTAAGAATCATTAGTTAGCAATCTCCTTATCATGTATCGCGTCGTGCTTCGCCTTCTGCTCCATCTCCGACCGCAAATCtccgaccgccgccgccgccgccctctcgTCAAGCCAGGCGGTGATGTCGGAGAAGACGAGCTCGGTGTTCTCCCGGGGTTCGCCCGACGTGAGCGCGTGCCACATCCCGGGGTAGAGCTTGAAGGCCTTGTCACGGCTCGAGGCCGACTCGTGGAGTAGCTTGCTCACCGATGGGTCGGTCACCGTGTCGTCGCCGCCGTGCACGATCAAGAACGGCAATGAGACCTGCACATTCGTTTAATTCACATTCGCATCTTTCAAATTAGAACATGTAACACATGCATTCTTTCtgttgcaaaaagaaaaagtaaaataattaatgtttaaTTACCTGGTTAAGGTTCTTTTCAATGTCCAAGCTAACCATAAGAAGTTCATGTCCCGTTTTCAATCGGGGCTTTCCCTTGTAACAATATGGATTCGATCGAATCtaccaaaaagagaaaaaaaaaaaaacaaaaaatgtaaaaaaaaaaaatgataggaaATGATATGGGTACGTAATGgcaatttatgtttaaattttaaacttggaTATTGCCATAAAATATCTTTGgaatttttggcttttttgaTTATCAAACGCTTAATTGGCTTCGATTCCAATAAAGAAGCTATTAAAGAAGAAGGACCTTGACCCACcaccaaataaaattattttgtttacttttatttcaaaagAGATGAGAACCAGGGATGATCTTAAATTTCGCAACCTTTTTCTAATTCAACAATAgtaggaaaaaaattataaattcatatatttttaaaagaatatttcttACTACAGTAGCACTACTATACTACTATGAGTATAGAAATTCTCATACttataagtcgtttttgataatagaagttttgaattgatgattcatactgttaaatatgatctaaagcaTTTGAAACCTTAGGTCGACTCGAAATTGCTAGGGCTGTGATActttttggaatttaaaataatcctatatataagatattattgGATAAATCTCTTAATCCGGTATAGCATTTTGAGCAATGATTAGGTCGAAAAGGTAAGAGGACTAAATGTGTTAGGAGCATAGTAATTTTAGGGTGAATAACCCTCTGGAAAATACCTAGAAACtgaattttatcattttttgaaAGTATAATGAAATTCACACTAGGTATAAAATAGAATGATCAAAATTGAGCAACTTCGTTCACGTTTTTCTATTCAAAATCTGAGTCATTGATCTTGAAACTAGATAGttaatacaaattttttaataaaaaaatcaactaaTTTTGATCCTTCTATACCGTATAATTAGAACTCGCGCCAgaccggccattaaaattatcaattttgaggtATTTCGATCATAAGGTatataatgtcaaaaaaaatatgaaatttagttttttcaaaatgcttaaatactctaaattatgtttaactgTATGGATCATTATTAATTCAGAAGCTTTGTTATCACAAAATCGGTTTATGAATAGAAAAATGATCGTACTTATACCGTACCGCAAATAGATCTTGGTATATATATTTAcctcctttcttttctcttcactTTTGTAGGCCTTGTCAATTACATCTTGGGTGGGAACTATCTTCCACTTTGGCACTATGTTAGAGAGCTTCCTCAGAATGTTGATCATTATAGGATTAGGCTTCATCTCATCAGcaatctgaaaaataaaattaataataatgagaataattaaacaaaacaaCCTCATTAATTGCCCCCACCATTTAGTTATCATttccaattaaaaaaatagttactGGTCCCAAATGACACATCAAAGATGCTTTTATTAAATTGAGACAGATGTGCTACAGCCATAGAGGAAAAAGTAAACAGCAatcagaaatatatttttattaagttcTAGAATATGAAGATGAAAGAGATGGAGAGGAGAAATTGTAGCCTACACCATGTGCACCACATCAGCTATGCACTATCTAATCGGATTCCGCGTTTTCATCCAATCTCATAAGGGCGTAGATTTTCTGCAACCTCGTTAGTTGACTTTACAGTCTGTCAAAGGTGCACTATATCGACCGCAAACTACCCTATAAGAGTCTTATCGTCAACTCTTGTTTTTCTGAAAAATCAActtataaatttagaaaagaCTATAGTTCAGTAGGCGGTGTGGGATTACAGTACAAGAGTTGACGATAAGACTCTTATAGGGTAGTTTGCGGTTGTTAtagtgcaccgggtgcatgtGAGCAAATATTTCTAGATAGAAGAGATGGGGTGCATGCTCATGGTTGACCTTGCACATGGGGGCGACTAGAACAGCTCCACTCCAATAGGTTGGCTCCTTCCTATGTAGAAGAAGAGCCACTGCTCCCCCCATTGATTCCCCAAGAAGAAACCTCAGCTTCTTCTTGTTCTCATGCTTCTCTGCAATttcattttcaaaatattacatgACATATAATAAGTTAAAAGCCTAGTTCATCAAAAAGATGTGTAGTTACTCACCACAAACACTCATGAAATAGGTTGAGCAATCTCCAACAAGGTCATCAAAGTTTGGTATGTAGCCCTGTAACCCAGAAGATTTTCCGTGGCCCTCGTAATCCATCCCGTAAACGGCGTAACCCGCTTTCGCCAATCGAATTCCGGTCTCTGAATTAATCGAACAAAGTGAGTGCATGCCAAATGATCAGTTTacatttattcaaaaataaatgtCCAATTAATAGAAGTGATTtagtacacacacacacacacatacctCTCATAGTTATGCTGCACTCCACTGCATATCCTGAAAAATTGTACCCAAACATGAAAAGAAATTATTAATTTCCAAAActtatatacatgtatatgtgaGAAAAAGTAATGAGTGAGTTTATACATACCATGACATAAAAAGATCAGAGCTTTGGGAGGTGTATTTTGGGGCAACCATCTACATGTGAACAACTTCATGCCACGAGAGTTGGTGATGTACTCCTACATGCAATCCCATGCATGCAAATGTTACAAAAGGATCTTAcatagaagaataaaaaaaaacaaaaggacaaatctagagagagaaagagagatttaACACAGGAAAAGGTTGATAGAAGAATCCTTGTTACCTCTTCATATCTTACATTCTCATTATTTTTGGCctgtaaaatatcaaaaatacaaATGAACTATATTAGGAATCAAATCATAtagctatatagagagagagatgatataTCCCCTCGAACATACCATGATAAGAGTcaaagggaagagagagagagagagagagagagagagagagagagagagagagagagagagggagagggagagagatgactTTGAAATGGGTTTGTTAGAGATGATAAAAAGAGTATAAGATAAAAAAGGAGAGATCCAAATTTGTTAAGGACTCAGTATAAGAaggggaatatatatatatgtaaataaaaagaaagttatGGTATGGAAACATTAGTGGATACCTCATCTGTCAAGTGGGGAAAGTATTTGCCATGTGTCACCTTTTAATTggttaattgtaaaaattatttgttgcTTAAAAGATTCTTTTTGGGgggttaaaaataatatatcattttGTGTATTATTATAACTAGTATATACAAtacaatgaaaaataatatataactaataTACAATAGTTGTGTATTATAATATACATCATTTTGAGATTCGTGTGTAAGTCGATCTTATTATGATATATACAGTTTTCCTTTTGTCTATAATCAACTATCATGTACATGCACTTGAGAGTGGTTATAGTATTACTCGAATATAAATACTAGAGCCTCTGATTCATACGTACGCTACActttaactagtatatatgaTCTAGAAATGATGTATTAGTTAGATAAATAATTTACTCTTTTGTAGGAAAGTAATCTTTGGCATTCCTTTATATACGGCATAAAGAGTGGATCATCAAATTAATGTGGGcgattaaaatataataattttatgagtGTTCATCTCCCCTAGGTTAGAGATGCGTGTAttgttttgattattttcttaaTACGAAATACTAACTAGCTTTTTAAGCCAACTATTGTTAAtgagaaaaattaaaactttaaaaagtcTCCTGTGGTGCAACATATTCCAATTTCCTATCAATTCATAATGTAACATTTCATATTTGTGAGTTCCTTCATGAAATTGTGTATGAACATGATTTTatacttaaaattacaatacaataataaagtaataaacTGTAAAATTTCCATAAAGGTTTTActtatcgaaaatgtatgaaatttgatttctaaacacttcaagtggtataaatcatgttcaacgataccgatcgtcgatttagaggctcaATCATCGAAAGCAAATGGATAGCAAGAGAGCCCATTTGCTACgaatagtattctaactcaaccctctctctctctctctctctctctctctctctctctctctctctctctatatatatatatatatatatatagttgagctagaatactatcggtagtaaatgaatcgttttactaccgatttgttttcgatgatagagcttccaaattgacgattggctccgttaaatatgatctaaaccatttaaactacccagaaatcaaatttcacgcactttcgatattgttcttttatccatcaagtaaacagaaaaatgaatggctgaaaatgaatactctttaaaaaatgataataggagtcttgtaatcaagatcaagagtatagatcttgttttaaatagtttaaagaattttctaacaaaaattcaattgatttggatatctttacgctgttaaacgagaaaacgcctcttatcgaccattaaaattacaaattttgaaaccctttgatcattacgcaaatgatgtcgaaaatatttgaaatttgatttctaaacacttcaagtggtatagatcatgttcaacggagccgatcgtcaatttggaagttctatcatcgaaaacaaatcggtagtaaaacgacTCGTTTACtgctgatagtattctagctcaactttatatatatatatataatgtgaaaaaataataaaatactgaTAAAGTCCTCCTCattcttaaattttgtataGATAGTTTATGAAATATAGCACTTAATTTATTATCATCTTCAACACTACCTTCATGAAAAACTAAAGTAGAAATTGTGTATGAACATGATTTTATACTTAAAATTACAGTACAACAATAAAGTAATAAACTGTAAAATTCCCATAAAGgttttacttaaaaaaagaaaaaagaaaaaaaacttctcAAGTCTCGTGATGCATCCATGGTTTTCGACATGTGACATGCCCCACCTTTTCAGTTTATCCACTGGATTTGGATTTATCTGCAATTTTATTCGTAAGTGGTAACAATttattcaataattatttattcagtataaatattttttatgtaattggaagataaaagtataatttttgtctATTAAAAGACTTTGGCATCATAGTTTGGCGCGGTAATaacatattttatctataaaataatttatcttattctgaaaaaaaaaagaaattgaaaatacTATTCCATTGAAATATTTAACTACAATCCTAGTTTATAATAGCAATGGAAAATTCTCTGAACAACTTATTATCGGATCTAAACAAAGACCAAGTTTTGGTTCGGACAGCATATCGGGTCGGACTTGTAGCAATACCCGATAACTTATCGGCCCCCATTAGCCACACCGGATTTGGGCCCGGTTAATTGGATTGGGTATCTAAGCGGCTGGCAATGTTTGATGGGAggacttaaaaaatatattgtgggcctctttttttttttttttttttttgatgttaagCATATTTTTGTATTAACAATTTTcgaatcttaaaaagaaaaaggaaagatacGTGAATCGAACCACAAACCTAAGCATCAACTAACAAATTTGGTACCTTTTTttgtaaaatcaaaagtttcttcttattctttttttttttttttcaatgtaaAACGGTATCACTGGGAATATTTAATTTCTTGGCCGGCATGCAGGGACCGTTACATTTATGCTGCCAATTGCCGAAAACATTCTTGTCAAAGTTCCTCAATTTTATATTATCCGAAAAGTGGCAATCAAACCTAAACCATGAAAAAGTGAAAATGCTTTGTCGCACTCGCAGAACTGTAATCTCATTTGACCCCTTTGTGCTCATAAATTTTTGATCGGTGGAGGAAGGactatacggttaggatgatgatAGTTTCTTAGGGCTGAGtcggtgattggttgaatagtatgatataacggataaaaaggtcaaaaaggtaaatctaacggcgaaaattTGTGAGTATAAAAtagtctatacttataagaatatagtagccggactcatatcaTTAACTgaaacatataataatataatgaatataaatagaagaaaaacttATGTAAGTAGCTCGAAAACCACGTCCTATCTATCGGGAATTCTCGATTTAGCTGTTATTTGTATTTTGCTTCTATTCAAgagttgtaattattttttctctaagattttaaattttttggtgggttttttagtattaaatataCATCCGTCAAATTTTTGGATAGAGACAAAACTAATACGTGGCACTAGATCGAGACTTCTTGACGAGTTGTTGAGGAGCTCCCCGTTAAAGTTTAATCCTATAAATTGTGAATTCatgtttttaagaaaaataaagaagataacttgctatctttttctctcaaaaaaatatatagtgaatataaacattgaaaatattgtatttttgatagttttttttttaagaaaaaatagttattctatattatttcaTATGGTATTGAAGTatgagattttgattttttttaatttaattaaactcCACGTATTatgtttattaaaatatttctgagTTCAGACATGATGCTTTCTGATATCTTAAATTCTTGAAAAAATTATCCGTTTTACATAATTTTGCATTATATTGTTCCAGACCAAATTAATTTTCTTGTGAATTACTCATAACACACATTCACACAGCAGAATTTCGTTAAAAACCTAACACCCtacacaatttttcttttttttaaaaaaacatgatAGTATTCAAATGGCtgatatatatagaataaaaatttaataggaATTTGTTCCTAGGATGCTAAAAATTCAATATGAGTTTTCACTAAGGAGCCGTTTGGCTAGAtgcaattataaatacagtgtagttaCAAATTCATACAATTGAAAATGCAAcagttacaactatatatatatattctgtttTGTTGGATATAGTAAAAAgcgctgcaagtataaataatttgtttgattgcatgcagttgagaaataatttttaaaattttataattttatatatatgatggagAGATTATCTCcaatgtgaaaaaaaataaataaattttgtttaaaaaataattgagcaAGTAAGCAtatcttttaaatatactctttcCAACTAATGTAGTTGGAACTGTGGCCAATTTGAACGTAGTTCGAACTGCTGTAGTTAAGCCTTctcctgcagttcctactgcagTAGTTGgaattaaatacatcaaaccaaacaccaaaTTTGCATTTGCATATAGCTACAATTGTAAAGCAGTTACAACTACAtacaaccaaacggcccctaagaTGGGATGGACATATTTAGTGGACGTGGGGCCCACGCGGGACAAAGCTGGTGAtggggcttttttttgcaaatggctctctgaaaaaattttattttaaaattagtcccaacaaacttataat
Coding sequences within it:
- the LOC109705976 gene encoding UDP-glucuronic acid decarboxylase 1-like, which encodes PSAAPTSSSALLTISGGGGGGGGGGVGFRGLRKPPLRIVVTGGAGFVGATLVDKLKCARNSVIVVDNFFTGRKENVAHHLRNPRFELIRHDVVEPILLEVDQIYHLACPASPVHYKHNPIKTIKTNVMGTLNMLGLSKRIGARFLLTSTSEVYGDPLEHPQKETYWGNVNPIGVRSCYDEGKRTAETLTMDYHRGADVEVRIARIFNTYGPRMCIDDGRVVSNFVAQALRRQPMTVYGDGKQTRSFQYVSDLVDGLVALMEGDHIGPFNLGNPGEFTMLELAKVVKETIDPSATIEFRPNTADDPHMRKPDITKAKQLLNWEPKISLREGLPLMVTDFRQRVLSEQS
- the LOC109705978 gene encoding caffeoylshikimate esterase-like, with protein sequence MAKNNENVRYEEEYITNSRGMKLFTCRWLPQNTPPKALIFLCHGYAVECSITMRETGIRLAKAGYAVYGMDYEGHGKSSGLQGYIPNFDDLVGDCSTYFMSVCEKHENKKKLRFLLGESMGGAVALLLHRKEPTYWSGAVLVAPMCKIADEMKPNPIMINILRKLSNIVPKWKIVPTQDVIDKAYKSEEKRKEIRSNPYCYKGKPRLKTGHELLMVSLDIEKNLNQVSLPFLIVHGGDDTVTDPSVSKLLHESASSRDKAFKLYPGMWHALTSGEPRENTELVFSDITAWLDERAAAAAVGDLRSEMEQKAKHDAIHDKEIAN